A window from Drosophila yakuba strain Tai18E2 chromosome 3L, Prin_Dyak_Tai18E2_2.1, whole genome shotgun sequence encodes these proteins:
- the LOC6534276 gene encoding glycerol-3-phosphate phosphatase isoform X1 has translation MSCNFARFSRQAAINMYKQTCTNLLELSSAKVTEWISSFDSVITDCDGVLWIYGQALEGSVDVMNQFKAMGKSIYFCTNNSTKTRPELLKKGVELGFHIKENGIISTAHATAAYLKRRNFSKRVFVIGSEGITKELDAVGIEHTEVGPEPMKGSLAEFMAQHLKLDTDIGAVVVGFDEHFSFPKMMKAASYLNDPECLFVATNTDERFPMPNMIVPGSGSFVRAIQTCAERDPIVIGKPNPAICESLVREKKIDPSRTLMIGDRANTDILLGYNCGFQTLLVGSGIHQLKDVERWKLSKDPEEKKLIPDVYLPKLGDLLPSIVNSLAVLK, from the exons ATGAGTTGTAACTTTGCCAGATTCTCGCGACAGGCAGCTATCAATATGTACAAACAGACGTGCACCAATCTCCTGGAATTGTCCTCCGCCAAGGTGACCGAGTGGATATCAAGCTTCGACAGTGTAATAACCGACTGCGATG GTGTTCTTTGGATCTATGGCCAGGCACTGGAGGGTTCGGTGGACGTGATGAACCAGTTCAAGGCTATGGGAAAGTCCATTTACTTTTGCACCAACAACTCGACGAAGACCCGGCCGGAACTTCTCAAGAAAGGCGTCGAGCTGGGCTTTCACATCAAGGAGAATGGCATTATATCGACGGCCCATGCCACAGCTGCGTATCTGAAACGCCGGAACTTTAGCAAGCGGGTATTCGTGATCGGCAGCGAGGGAATCACCAAGGAGCTGGACGCCGTGGGCATTGAGCACACTGAGGTGGGTCCGGAACCCATGAAGGGATCGCTGGCCGAGTTCATGGCGCAGCATTTAAAACTGGACACGGACATCGGAGCCGTGGTTGTTGGCTTCGACGAGCACTTCAGTTTCCCCAAGATGATGAAGGCCGCTTCGTACCTGAACGACCCTGAGTGTCTGTTCGTGGCTACTAATACGGATGAGCGTTTCCCCATGCCCAATATGATAGTGCCCGGCAGCGGGAGCTTCGTGCGGGCTATTCAAACCTGTGCGGAGCGGGATCCAATAGTGATCGGAAAGCCCAATCCTGCCATTTGCGAATCTCTGGTCAGAGAGAAGAAGATCGATCCATCGAGAACTCTGATGATCGGAGACCGAGCCAATACGGACATACTTCTTGGCTACAATTGCGGATTTCAGACCCTGCTCGTGGGCTCAGGAATCCATCAGCTGAAGGACGTAGAGCGTTGGAAGCTCAGCAAGGATCCCGAGGAGAAGAAGCTCATACCAGACGTATACCTGCCCAAGTTGGGAGATCTTTTGCCATCGATCGTGAACAGTCTGGCGGTCTTGAAATGA
- the LOC6534276 gene encoding glycerol-3-phosphate phosphatase isoform X2 — translation MNQFKAMGKSIYFCTNNSTKTRPELLKKGVELGFHIKENGIISTAHATAAYLKRRNFSKRVFVIGSEGITKELDAVGIEHTEVGPEPMKGSLAEFMAQHLKLDTDIGAVVVGFDEHFSFPKMMKAASYLNDPECLFVATNTDERFPMPNMIVPGSGSFVRAIQTCAERDPIVIGKPNPAICESLVREKKIDPSRTLMIGDRANTDILLGYNCGFQTLLVGSGIHQLKDVERWKLSKDPEEKKLIPDVYLPKLGDLLPSIVNSLAVLK, via the coding sequence ATGAACCAGTTCAAGGCTATGGGAAAGTCCATTTACTTTTGCACCAACAACTCGACGAAGACCCGGCCGGAACTTCTCAAGAAAGGCGTCGAGCTGGGCTTTCACATCAAGGAGAATGGCATTATATCGACGGCCCATGCCACAGCTGCGTATCTGAAACGCCGGAACTTTAGCAAGCGGGTATTCGTGATCGGCAGCGAGGGAATCACCAAGGAGCTGGACGCCGTGGGCATTGAGCACACTGAGGTGGGTCCGGAACCCATGAAGGGATCGCTGGCCGAGTTCATGGCGCAGCATTTAAAACTGGACACGGACATCGGAGCCGTGGTTGTTGGCTTCGACGAGCACTTCAGTTTCCCCAAGATGATGAAGGCCGCTTCGTACCTGAACGACCCTGAGTGTCTGTTCGTGGCTACTAATACGGATGAGCGTTTCCCCATGCCCAATATGATAGTGCCCGGCAGCGGGAGCTTCGTGCGGGCTATTCAAACCTGTGCGGAGCGGGATCCAATAGTGATCGGAAAGCCCAATCCTGCCATTTGCGAATCTCTGGTCAGAGAGAAGAAGATCGATCCATCGAGAACTCTGATGATCGGAGACCGAGCCAATACGGACATACTTCTTGGCTACAATTGCGGATTTCAGACCCTGCTCGTGGGCTCAGGAATCCATCAGCTGAAGGACGTAGAGCGTTGGAAGCTCAGCAAGGATCCCGAGGAGAAGAAGCTCATACCAGACGTATACCTGCCCAAGTTGGGAGATCTTTTGCCATCGATCGTGAACAGTCTGGCGGTCTTGAAATGA
- the LOC6534277 gene encoding glycerol-3-phosphate phosphatase: MNRNQPARRRFSRVASIWRSGLRSKMSRGGAVDLTGLSGEQVSEWLQSFDTVLCDGDGTIWQDDTAIAGAPDVVNALQDRFGKKVYLITNNGLKTRHELFERCQRLGFHLPSDRHIISPTAAISDYLVGSPQFDRTRHKVYVVGNAAIARELRQHGIDSYGAGGTDELPPGDKWPDFVAREFGNSEAARDVGAVVVGWDEYFSYCKMARACHILCSNPDAAFLVTNRDAVHKYPAFCIPGTGAFVAGIEACSEREALEMGKPNPLVLEPLTKAEELRTERTLMIGDCLKIDVGFASNCGMLSLLVGTGRYSNLSDVQREKDRLPQPDFYLPRLCDLLPLL, encoded by the exons ATGAATCGGAATCAGCCAGCCCGTCGCCGATTTAGTCGAGTCGCAAGCATTTGGCGAAGCGGTCTACGGAGCAAAATGTCCAGAGGCGGTGCTGTGGACTTGACCGGCCTATCCGGGGAGCAGGTGAGCGAGTGGCTCCAAAGTTTCGACACGGTTCTCTGCGACGGCGACG GCACAATTTGGCAGGATGACACGGCCATCGCGGGTGCTCCGGATGTGGTGAATGCCCTGCAGGATCGCTTTGGCAAAAAAGTCTACCTGATTACCAACAATGGACTGAAGACGCGTCATGAGCTCTTTGAACGCTGCCAGCGCCTTGGCTTCCATTTACCCAGCGACCGACACATCATATCGCCTACGGCGGCCATCTCCGACTATCTGGTTGGGAGTCCGCAGTTCGACAGGACGCGACACAAGGTCTATGTGGTGGGCAACGCGGCCATTGCGCGGGAATTAAGGCAGCACGGAATCGACAGCTACGGAGCCGGAGGAACAGATGAACTGCCTCCGGGCGACAAGTGGCCGGACTTTGTGGCACGTGAGTTTGGCAACTCAGAAGCGGCAAGGGATGTGGGCGCCGTGGTGGTCGGCTGGGATGAGTACTTCAGCTATTGCAAGATGGCTCGCGCCTGTCACATCCTCTGCAGTAATCCCGACGCCGCATTCCTTGTTACCAACCGGGATGCCGTGCACAAGTATCCAGCCTTCTGTATCCCCGGTACCGGGGCCTTTGTGGCCGGCATTGAAGCCTGTTCGGAGCGGGAAGCCCTCGAGATGGGCAAGCCAAATCCTTTGGTCCTTGAGCCCCTAACCAAGGCTGAGGAACTACGTACCGAGCGAACGCTTATGATTGGTGACTG CCTCAAAATAGATGTTGGTTTCGCCAGCAATTGTGGCATGCTATCGCTTCTGGTGGGCACTGGTCGATATAGTAATCTCTCGGATGTCCAGCGGGAAAAAGACAGGCTTCCCCAGCCAGATTTTTATCTGCCCCGGCTGTGCGACCTGCTGCCCCTTTTGTGA
- the LOC6534278 gene encoding gamma-aminobutyric acid receptor alpha-like: MCTMPATTDASGSADASTDLIAARSLSCHQGHRSNLRIFKLLISCCLLMLCIYPNAWPWSIGPGSGPFSVSADSIKGRGDAHRLGEMGSQSHTSLSSSLPSSWLTQSNNHANISELLDNLLRGYDNSIRPDFGGPPATIEVDIMVRSMGPISEVDMTYSMDCYFRQSWVDKRLAFEGAQDTLALSVSMLARIWKPDTYFYNGKQSYLHTITTPNKFVRIYQNGRVLYSSRLTIKAGCPMNLADFPMDIQKCPLKFGSFGYTTSDVIYRWNKERPPVAIAEDMKLSQFDLVDCPAGNLTDIVYKAAAPRPQRRPFNNKDPPRPTSKIMTTFAGPAAKNQHVRGTGLKLDKGAFGTGRDATGGSGSSTGLSGTITLETNHPSEYSMLMVNFHLQRHMGNFLIQVYGPCCLLVVLSWVSFWLNREATADRVSLGITTVLTMTFLGLEARTDLPKVSYPTALDFFVFLSFGFIFATILQFAVVHYYTKYGSGECYFIIEELDSDSGESETEPLTSEFRGSTESKIYEVIPLSMCAISMPPPPNRLGMLTSRNRRPRNRRHGLWSMKLLGLFDWRRRRKQPRADSDEDEDDEQTQLRANEAPTTSAAAAAAQAAAQAARISPPAGGRRRMSYYRREEMEARRKGKRTPQYNSVSKIDRASRIVFPLLFILINVFYWYGYLSRSSRILANTPDAST, translated from the exons ATGTGCAcaatgccagcaacaacagatgCATCCGGCTCCGCCGATGCATCAACTGACCTCATCGCAGCAAGGAGCCTCTCCTGCCACCAAGGACACCGCTCCAACTTGCGCatatttaaacttttgatTAGCTGCTGCCTCTTAATGCTGTGCATTTACCCAAATGCCTGGCCCTGGTCCATCGGCCCCGGATCAGGACCTTTCTCCGTCTCAGCCGACAGCATCAAGGGTCGCGGCGATGCTCACCGCCTTGGTGAGATGGGCTCCCAGTCCCACACCTCCTTGTCCTCATCCCTGCCGTCCTCCTGGCTCACCCAGAGCAATAACCATGCAAATATATCCGAGTTACTGGACAATCTGCTGCGCGGCTATGACAATAGCATACGTCCGGATTTCGGTG GACCTCCAGCGACTATAGAAGTGGATATAATGGTTCGCAGCATGGGACCAATATCAGAGGTTGACATG ACCTACTCGATGGACTGTTATTTCCGCCAATCCTGGGTGGATAAGCGTCTCGCATTCGAGGGCGCCCAGGACACGCTGGCACTGAGCGTCTCGATGTTGGCCCGGATTTGGAAGCCGGATACGTACTTTTACAATGGCAAGCAGAGCTATTTGCACACGATTACCACGCCAAATAAGTTTGTGAGGATCTATCAGAATGGACGCGTGCTGTACTCCAGCCGTCTGACAATTAAAGCCGGCTGCCCGATGAATCTGGCCGATTTTCCAATGGATATACAAAAGTGTCCTCTGAAATTCGGTTCAT TTGGCTACACAACGTCCGATGTCATCTACCGTTGGAACAAGGAAAGGCCACCCGTCGCCATTGCCGAGGACATGAAGCTGTCCCAATTCGATTTGGTCGACTGTCCGGCTGGAAATTTAACGGACATTGTTTACAAGGCGGCTGCTCCAAGACCGCAACGTCGCCCATTCAACAACAAGGATCCACCGCGACCCACCAGCAAAATAATGACCACTTTTGCCGGTCCGGCGGCCAAGAATCAGCATGTCCGCGGCACGGGACTCAAACTGGACAAAGGTGCATTCGGTACCGGAAGGGATGCAACTGGAGGCTCGGGGTCGTCCACCGGTCTAAGCGGCACTATTACGCTGGAAACTAATCATCCGT CGGAGTACTCGATGTTGATGGTGAACTTCCACCTGCAGCGGCATATGGGCAACTTCCTGATCCAGGTCTATGGTCCCTGCTGCCTATTGGTGGTCCTCAGCTGGGTGTCCTTCTGGCTGAACCGCGAGGCCACTGCTGATCGGGTTTCCCTCGGCATCACTACCGTGCTGACGATGACCTTCCTCGGACTGGAGGCTCGCACAGATCTGCCGAAGGTGTCCTATCCCACGGCCCTGGACTTTTTCGTGTTCCTCTCGTTCGGCTTTATCTTCGCCACCATACTGCAGTTTGCCGTGGTGCACTACTACACCAAGTACGGATCGGGGGAGTGCTATTTCATAATCGAGGAGCTGGACTCGGATTCCGGGGAATCAGAGACGGAGCCACTGACTTCAGAGTTTCGGGGTAGCACAGAGTCCAAGATCTACGAGGTCATACCACTGTCCATGTGCGCGATTAGCATGCCCCCGCCTCCCAATCGGCTGGGTATGCTAACATCCAGGAATCGGAGGCCCAGGAACAGGCGACATGGTCTGTGGAGCATGAAGCTCCTGGGTCTCTTCGACTGGCGGCGGAGAAGAAAGCAGCCCCGTGCCGACTccgacgaggatgaggatgacgaGCAGACGCAGCTGAGGGCCAACGAGGCACCGACCACGTCTGCGGCAGCTGCGGCGGCACAAGCTGCTGCACAGGCTGCTCGGATTAGTCCTCCAGCTGGAGGTCGCCGCAGAATGTCCTACTACCGACGCGAGGAGATGGAGGCCCGAAGGAAGGGCAAACGAACGCCACAGTACAACTCTGTGTCGAAGATCGATCGCGCCTCGCGGATCGTCTTCCCACTGCTATTCATCCTTATCAACGTGTTCTACTGGTACGGCTATTTGTCGAGGAGCTCCAGGATTTTGGCCAACACGCCGGATGCGAGCACCTGA
- the LOC6534281 gene encoding ionotropic receptor 75a has protein sequence MTSSWPLYRLIVFNLLEINLSNLMVFHCWSIKEAFPLVEMLNQNGIYSQYINLQNPENLANVHKKYLDSDLVRMGVFLDLGCDQAELVTNQSSRARLYNQNLHWLLYDEAGNFTKLRQLFGGANLSLNADLTYVSRQDEELFMLHDVYNKGSHLGGKLNITVDQTLHCNRSHCQVKDYLSELHLRPRLQHRMDLSSVTFRLAALVSVLPINSSEEELLEFLNSDRDSHMDSISRIGNRLIMHTQEILGFKLHYIWCGTWSVQDAFGGAIGMLTNESAELSTSPFVPSWNRLHYVHPMTEQAQFRAVCMFRTPHNAGIKAAVFLEPFMPSVWFAFAGLLIFAGVLLWMIFHLERHWMQRCLDFIPSLLSSCLISFGAACIQGSYLMPKSAGGRLAFIAVMLTSFLMYNYYTSIVVSTLLGSPVRSNIRTIQQLADSSLDVGFDTVPFTKTYLVSSARPDIRSLYKQKVESKRDPNSVWFSPEEGVIRVRDQPGFVYTSEASFMYHFVEKHYLPREISDLNEIILRPESAVYGMVHLNSTYRQLLTQLQVRMLETGITSKQSRFFSKTKLHTFSNSFVIQVGMEYAAPLFISLLVAYFLALVILILEIFWARNSKKKLITVIP, from the exons ATGACTAGTAGTTGGCCATTGTATCGGTTGATTGTTTTCAATCTACTGGAAATCAATTTGAGCAATCTCATGGTATTTCACTGTTGGTCGATAAAGG AGGCTTTCCCTTTGGTTGAGATGCTAAACCAGAACGGCATTTATTCGCAATACATCAACCTGCAAAACCCTGAAAACTTGGCCAACGTGCACAAGAAATACTTGGATAGCGATTTAGTCAGGATGGGAGTCTTTCTGGATTTGGGTTGTGACCAAGCCGAACTAGTAACAAATCAG TCCAGTCGTGCCCGGctttataatcaaaatttgcaCTGGCTCCTTTACGACGAGGCGGGTAACTTTACCAAGTTAAGACAACTATTTGGGGGGGCCAATCTAAGCCTCAATGCAGACCTGACCTATGTCAGCCGTCAGGATGAGGAGCTCTTTATGCTGCATGATGTCTATAATAAGGGAAGTCATTTGGGCGGCAAGCTCAACATCACCGTGGACCAGACTCTGCATTGCAATCGAAGCCACTGCCAAGTAAAGGACTATCTCAGTGAACTGCATTTAAGACCTAGACTGCAGCACCGAATGGATTTATCGAGCGTTACCTTTCGATTGGCCGCATTG GTTTCTGTGCTGCCAATTAATTCCAGCGAGGAGGAACTTCTCGAGTTCCTTAATAGCGACCGGGACTCTCACATGGACTCGATTTCCCGCATTGGCAATCGGCTTATCATGCACACGCAGGAAATTCTTGGTTTTAA ACTTCATTACATTTGGTGTGGCACATGGAGTGTTCAGGATGCTTTTGGCGGAGCTATTGGGATGTTGACTAACGAGTCCGCCGAGCTCAGCACTTCCCCGTTTGTGCCTTCTTGGAATCGCCTCCACTACGTACATCCCATGACGGAGCAGGCCCAATTTAGGGCCGTCTGCATGTTTCGTACTCCACATAATGCCGGAATTAAAGCGGCCGTATTTCTGGAGCCCTTCATGCCGAGCGTTTGGTTCGCCTTCGCCGGGCTCCTCATCTTCGCCGGAGTGTTGCTCTGGATGATCTTCCACCTGGAACGGCATTGGATGCAGCGTTGTCTGGACTTCATACCGTCTCTGCTTAGCAGTTGCTTGATCAGCTTCGGAGCAGCCTGTATTCAGGGTTCCTATTTGATGCCGAAGTCAGCAGGAGGACGATTGGCCTTCATCGCCGTGATGCTGACCTCTTTCCTCATGTACAACTACTACACATCCATTGTGGTGTCCACTCTGCTGGGATCTCCAGTTCGCTCCAATATCAGGACTATTCAGCAGTTGGCCGACAGCTCCCTCGATGTGGGATTCGATACGGTTCCGTTCACCAAGACATATCTGGTG TCGTCTGCGCGCCCAGATATTCGCAGTCTTTACAAACAAAAGGTGGAAAGCAAGCGAGATCCGAACAGCGTGTGGTTTTCTCCGGAGGAGGGAGTGATCCGGGTGAGGGATCAGCCGGGATTTGTGTACACATCGGAGGCCTCGTTCATGTACCACTTTGTGGAGAAGCACTATCTTCCGCGCGAGATCTCCGATCTGAACGAGATTATCCTGCGGCCCGAGAGTGCCGTCTACGGAATGGTTCACCTGAACTCCACCTACCGACAGCTACTCACCCAACTGCAGGTGCGAATGCTGGAGACCGGAATAACCTCGAAACAGAGCCGGTTCTTTAGCAAGACCAAGTTGCACACGTTCTCGAATAGTTTTGTGATCCAGGTGGGTATGGAATATGCTGCCCCCTTGTTTATATCCCTTCTGGTGGCCTATTTCCTGGCCCTTGTGATCCTGATCCTGGAAATTTTCTGGGCCCGTAATTCAAAGAAGAAATTGATCACTGTTATCCCGTAG
- the LOC6534282 gene encoding ionotropic receptor 75a isoform X1, translating to MNSKDRIQLDTYSRLGYQARQPLRDMLDCKFKYIFRDRWSDGNVTGGMIGDLILEKADLAIAPFVYSFDRALFLKPITKFSVFREICMFRNPRSVSAGLSATEFLQPFSGGVWLTFALLLFLAGCLLWVTFSLERRKQWKPSLLTSCLLSFGAGCIQGAWLTPRSMGGRMAFFALMVTSFLMYNYYTSIVVSKLLGQPIKSNIRTLQQLADSNLDVGIEPTVYTRMYLETSEDRNVRDLYRKKVLGSKRSPDRIYMPTEAGVKSVRDQEGFVYITGVATAYEFVRKQFLPHQICELNEIPLRDASHTHTLLAKTSPYAELIKLSELRMLETGVHFKHERSWMETKLHCYQHNHTVSVGLEYAAPLFIILLGAIILCMGILGLEVIWHRHCTLH from the exons ATGAACTCCAAGGATCGGATTCAGCTAGATACCTACAGTAGATTGGGTTACCAGGCGCGTCAGCCACTGAGAGATATGTTGGACTGCAA GTTCAAGTACATATTTAGGGATCGGTGGTCGGATGGTAATGTAACAGGCGGCATGATTGGCGATCTGATCCTGGAGAAAGCTGACTTGGCGATAGCTCCATTCGTTTATTCCTTCGATCGCGCTTTGTTTTTGAAACCCATCACGAAATTTAGTGTTTTCCGGGAAATTTGCATGTTCCGTAATCCCCGATCCGTTTCAGCGGGTCTCAGTGCCACGGAGTTCCTGCAGCCCTTCAGTGGAGGAGTTTGGCTGACATTCGCATTGTTACTATTCCTGGCAGGCTGCCTCCTCTGGGTCACGTTCTCCTTGGAGCGCCGTAAGCAGTGGAAGCCATCGCTACTCACCAGCTGCCTTCTATCCTTCGGAGCTGGCTGCATTCAAGGGGCCTGGCTAACGCCCAGATCAATGGGTGGAAGGATGGCCTTTTTTGCCCTAATGGTCACCTCCTTTTTGATGTACAACTACTACACATCCATTGTGGTGTCCAAGCTGCTGGGCCAGCCAATTAAGTCCAACATACGTACACTGCAACAACTGGCGGATAGCAATTTGGATGTCGGCATAGAGCCAACAGTTTATACCCGCATGTATTTGGAAACATCTGAGGATCGGAATGTGCGTGACCTCTACCGAAAAAAAGTGCTTGGGAGCAAGCGATCCCCGGATCGAATTTATATGCCCACCGAGGCTGGTGTCAAATCTGTGAGGGATCAGGAAGGCTTCGTCTATATAACCGGCGTGGCAACGGCCTACGAGTTCGTGAGGAAACAATTCCTGCCTCACCAGATCTGCGAGCTCAACGAGATTCCCCTACGCGATGCctcccacacccacaccctcCTGGCGAAGACGTCACCCTATGCGGAGCTAATCAAACTGAG TGAGCTGCGAATGCTGGAGACAGGAGTTCACTTCAAGCACGAGCGGTCTTGGATGGAGACCAAACTCCACTGCTACCAGCATAATCACACGGTGTCCGTGGGTCTGGAGTACGCTGCTCCCCTGTTCATCATCCTACTGGGAGCGATAATTCTCTGCATGGGCATATTGGGACTGGAGGTCATCTGGCACCGCCACTGCACTCTTCACTGA
- the LOC6534282 gene encoding ionotropic receptor 75a isoform X2: MESKRLKSTMQLVQLANFVLDNLVQSRIGFIVLFHCWQSDESLKFAQQFIKPIHPILVYHQFVQIRGVPNWPHLELNYMGHTQPTLAIYVDIKCEQAQELVKEASREQIYNQHYHWLLVGNQSELEFYDLFALFNISIDADVSYVKEEYRNNNDSVVYAVYDVYNNGKMIGGQLNVTASHEMSCDPFECRRTRYLSSLLKRSKYGNREQLTDVVLRVATVVTQRSLTLSDNELIRFLSQENDTHIDSLARFGFHLTLILRDLLHCKMKFIFSDSWSKSDVVGGSVGAVVDQTADLTATPSLATEGRLKYLSAIIETGFFRSVCIFRTPHNAGLRGDVFLQPFSPLVWYLFGGVLSLIGVLLWITFYTECKRMQERWRLDYLPSLLSTFMISFGAACIQSSSLIPRSAGGRLIYFALFLISFIMYNYYTSVVVSSLLSSPVKSKIKTMQELAESSLTVGLEPLPFTKSYLNYSRLPEIHLFIKRKIETQTQNPELWLPAEQGVLRVRDNPGYVYVFETSSGYAYVERYFTAQQICDLNEVLFRPEQLFYTHLHRNSTYKELFRLRFLRILETGVYRKQRSYWVHMKLHCVAQNFVITVGMEYVAPLLLMLICADILVVVILLVELAWKRFLTRPPLTFHP; the protein is encoded by the exons ATGGAAAGCAAAAGGCTAAAGTCCACAATGCAGCTGGTGCAGTTGGCCAACTTTGTGCTGGACAATCTTGTGCAGTCGCGAATTGGATTCATTGTTTTATTCCACTGCTGGCAGAGTGATGAAA GTCTTAAATTTGCTCAGCAGTTCATCAAGCCCATACATCCCATTCTTGTCTATCATCAGTTCGTTCAAATTAGAGGAGTGCCGAATTGGCCACACTTAGAACTCAATTACATGGGCCACACACAGCCCACTCTAGCGATCTACGTAGATATAAAGTGCGAACAGGCTCAGGAATTAGTAAAGGAG GCTAGTCGGGAGCAGATCTATAATCAGCATTACCATTGGCTCTTGGTTGGCAACCAGTCTGAATTGGAGTTTTATGATTTGTTTGCATTATTCAACATATCCATTGATGCGGATGTAAGTTATGTGAAGGAGGAGTACCGGAATAACAACGACTCGGTTGTCTATGCAGTCTATGATGTCTACAATAATGGGAAAATGATTGGGGGGCAGCTGAATGTCACCGCATCCCACGAAATGTCTTGTGATCCCTTCGAATGTCGTAGGACTCGATATCTAAGTTCCTTGCTGAAGCGTTCTAAATACGGAAATAGAGAACAACTTACGGACGTTGTCCTGAGGG TGGCAACGGTGGTCACCCAACGTTCACTCACCTTGTCGGATAATGAACTTATTCGTTTTTTGAGCCAGGAGAACGATACCCACATTGATTCATTAGCTAGATTTGGGTTCCACCTGACCCTAATCCTGAGAGATCTTCTACACTGCAA AATGAAGTTCATCTTCTCGGATAGCTGGAGCAAATCGGATGTAGTAGGTGGTTCCGTTGGTGCTGTGGTGGACCAGACTGCGGATCTTACGGCCACGCCCTCTTTGGCCACTGAAGGCAGGCTTAAGTATTTGTCTGCCATTATTGAGACAGGTTTTTTCCGTTCCGTTTGCATTTTCCGGACTCCCCACAATGCGGGACTCCGGGGAGATGTATTCCTTCAACCCTTCAGTCCCTTGGTTTGGTATCTCTTTGGAGGAGTACTTTCGTTGATTGGTGTCCTCCTGTGGATCACCTTCTATACGGAGTGCAAGCGAATGCAAGAACGATGGCGATTGGACTACCTGCCCTCTCTGCTGAGCACTTTCATGATCAGTTTTGGAGCAGCCTGCATCCAAAGTTCGTCCTTAATTCCTCGTTCCGCCGGAGGCAGACTTATTTACTTCGCCCTGTTCCTGATCAGCTTCATTATGTACAACTACTACACCTCCGTTGTCGTTTCTTCTCTACTAAGCTCGCCCGTGAAGTCTAAAATCAAAACGATGCAGGAGCTGGCGGAGAGTTCTCTAACCGTGGGCTTGGAACCACTTCCCTTCACCAAGAGCTACTTAAAT TACTCAAGACTTCCGGAAATACACTTGTTCATAAAACGCAAAATCGAAACGCAGACCCAGAATCCTGAGCTTTGGTTGCCCGCAGAGCAGGGTGTATTGAGGGTCAGGGATAATCCTGGCTATGTCTACGTGTTCGAGACCTCCTCCGGATACGCCTATGTGGAGCGTTACTTTACGGCCCAACAGATTTGCGATTTAAACGAAGTTCTATTTCGACCCGAGCAGCTATTCTACACGCACTTACATCGCAACTCCACGTACAAGGAGCTCTTCAGACTGCG atTCCTTAGGATCCTGGAAACTGGTGTCTACCGGAAGCAGCGCAGCTACTGGGTGCACATGAAGCTGCACTGCGTGGCTCAGAACTTCGTCATCACTGTGGGAATGGAGTACGTGGCTCCTCTGCTCCTTATGCTGATCTGCGCAGATATCCTGGTCGTGGTAATCCTGCTGGTGGAACTGGCCTGGAAGCGCTTTCTCACGCGTCCGCCCCTTACCTTTCACCCGTAG